From Streptomyces sp. TLI_105, the proteins below share one genomic window:
- the smpB gene encoding SsrA-binding protein SmpB, whose amino-acid sequence MAKGLVNVQGKPAKKNQDKAPERKLIAQNKKARHDYHIIDTYECGVVLMGTEVKSLRMGRASLVDGFVQIDGHEAWLHNIHVPEYMQGSWTNHHAKRKRKLLLHRAEIDKLESKSQETGHTIVPLALYFLNGRVKCEIALAKGKKEYDKRQTLREKQDTRETNRAIAAAKRKQRAAQSA is encoded by the coding sequence ATGGCAAAGGGACTCGTGAACGTGCAGGGCAAGCCTGCCAAGAAGAACCAGGACAAGGCGCCGGAGCGCAAGCTCATCGCGCAGAACAAGAAGGCGCGGCACGACTACCACATCATCGACACCTACGAGTGCGGTGTGGTGCTCATGGGCACCGAGGTGAAGTCGCTGCGCATGGGGCGGGCCTCGCTGGTCGACGGCTTCGTCCAGATCGACGGCCATGAGGCGTGGCTGCACAACATCCACGTGCCCGAGTACATGCAGGGCAGCTGGACCAACCACCACGCGAAGCGGAAGCGCAAGCTGCTGCTGCACCGGGCCGAGATCGACAAGCTGGAGTCGAAGTCGCAGGAGACGGGTCACACGATCGTGCCCCTCGCGCTGTACTTCCTGAACGGCCGGGTGAAGTGCGAGATCGCGCTCGCCAAGGGCAAGAAGGAGTACGACAAGCGTCAGACCCTGCGGGAGAAGCAGGACACGCGAGAGACGAACCGGGCGATCGCGGCGGCGAAGCGGAAGCAGCGGGCGGCCCAGAGCGCCTAG
- a CDS encoding UvrD-helicase domain-containing protein — protein sequence MAAQEAVDTVRDREIGVEQEHLDQVYRRLEEKIHEAEFLMNDAAQRGQVGTPGALAERDAQVFRAGIHLNRLNNEFEDFLFGRIDLLYGKDGKKGPDGAYTSVEPAEDAVRPDNTADIGETLHIGRIGVLDSDYAPLVIDWRAPAAAPFYRSTPVDPGRVVRRRVIRSKGRRVLGVEDDLMRPELRATLDGRELPVIGDGALMAALGQARSHTMRDIVSSIQAEQDLVIRAPAASVTYVEGGPGTGKTAVALHRAAYLLYQDRRRYAGGILIVSPTPLLVSYTEGVLPSLGEEGQVAIRAVGSLVDGAEATAYDEPAVARVKGSSRMLHVLRKAARGALESPDAPQLLRVVAFGRRLELEADELRRIRHNVLGGTAPVNLLRPRARRLLLDALYAKSGAVGRHSDPELAAELRSSFDEDVSTEDSFLGFLDAWWPELTPRQVLDAMADERRLGRWARRILNQGEVRRLARSLRRRELSVHDVALLDELNTLLGAPARPRKKREYDPLDQLTGLEELMPVREETQRERAERLAAERTEYAHVIVDEAQDLTPMQWRMVGRRGRHATWTVVGDPAQSSWSDPDEAAEARDEALGSRPRRRFELTVNYRNPAEIAELAAKVLALAMPGKESPRAVRSTGVEPRFVPVPEKADLAETVRLEAERLLGEVDGTVGVVVAMNRRAEAARWLAGLGDRVVALGSLEAKGLEYDATVVVSPAEIADESPAGLRVLYVALTRSTQALTVLSGDRDMPDEAGVPDLLRD from the coding sequence GTGGCCGCGCAGGAAGCCGTGGACACGGTCAGAGACCGTGAGATCGGTGTCGAGCAGGAACATCTGGATCAGGTCTACCGCCGTCTGGAGGAGAAGATCCACGAAGCGGAGTTCCTGATGAACGACGCCGCCCAGCGGGGCCAGGTCGGCACGCCCGGCGCTCTCGCCGAGCGCGACGCCCAGGTCTTCCGGGCCGGCATCCACCTCAACCGGCTCAACAACGAGTTCGAGGACTTCCTCTTCGGCCGGATCGACCTGCTGTACGGCAAGGACGGGAAGAAGGGGCCCGACGGCGCGTACACCTCCGTCGAGCCCGCCGAGGACGCCGTACGCCCCGACAACACCGCGGACATCGGCGAGACCCTCCACATCGGGCGGATAGGAGTCCTCGACTCCGACTACGCGCCGCTCGTCATCGACTGGCGCGCGCCCGCCGCCGCACCCTTCTACCGGTCCACCCCCGTCGACCCCGGCCGGGTCGTGCGCCGCCGCGTGATCCGCTCCAAGGGCCGCCGGGTCCTCGGCGTCGAGGACGACCTCATGCGCCCCGAGCTGCGGGCCACCCTCGACGGCCGCGAGCTGCCCGTGATCGGCGACGGCGCCCTGATGGCCGCCCTCGGCCAGGCCCGCAGCCACACCATGCGGGACATCGTCTCCAGCATCCAGGCCGAGCAGGACCTGGTCATCCGGGCGCCCGCCGCCTCCGTGACGTACGTCGAGGGCGGGCCGGGGACGGGGAAGACGGCGGTCGCGCTGCACCGTGCCGCCTACCTGCTCTACCAGGACCGCCGGCGGTACGCGGGCGGCATCCTGATCGTCTCCCCGACCCCGCTCCTCGTCTCGTACACCGAGGGCGTCCTGCCGTCCCTCGGCGAGGAGGGCCAGGTCGCGATCCGCGCCGTCGGCTCGCTCGTCGACGGCGCCGAGGCCACCGCGTACGACGAACCGGCCGTCGCCCGCGTCAAGGGCTCCTCCCGCATGCTGCACGTGCTGCGGAAGGCCGCCCGGGGTGCTCTGGAGAGCCCGGACGCCCCGCAGCTGCTGCGCGTCGTCGCCTTCGGGCGGCGGCTTGAGCTGGAGGCCGACGAGCTGCGCCGCATCCGGCACAACGTCCTCGGCGGCACCGCCCCCGTCAACCTCCTCCGGCCCCGCGCCCGCCGGCTGCTCCTCGACGCGCTGTACGCCAAGTCCGGCGCGGTCGGACGGCACAGCGACCCCGAGCTCGCCGCCGAGCTGCGTTCCTCCTTCGACGAGGACGTGTCCACCGAGGACTCGTTCCTCGGCTTCCTCGATGCCTGGTGGCCCGAGCTCACTCCTCGTCAGGTTCTCGACGCCATGGCCGACGAGCGGCGGCTCGGCCGCTGGGCCCGCCGGATCCTCAACCAGGGCGAGGTGCGGCGGCTCGCGCGTTCGCTGCGCCGCCGGGAGCTGTCCGTCCACGACGTCGCCCTCCTCGACGAGCTGAACACGCTGCTCGGCGCCCCGGCCCGGCCCCGCAAGAAGCGGGAGTACGACCCGCTGGACCAGCTCACGGGGCTTGAGGAGCTGATGCCCGTACGGGAGGAGACCCAGCGGGAGCGGGCCGAGCGGCTCGCGGCGGAGCGCACCGAGTACGCGCACGTGATCGTCGACGAGGCCCAGGACCTGACGCCCATGCAGTGGCGGATGGTCGGGAGGCGCGGCCGGCACGCCACCTGGACGGTCGTCGGCGACCCGGCGCAGTCCTCCTGGTCGGACCCGGACGAGGCCGCGGAGGCCCGGGACGAGGCGCTCGGCTCGCGGCCGCGGCGCCGCTTCGAGCTGACGGTGAACTACCGGAACCCGGCGGAGATCGCCGAGCTGGCCGCCAAGGTCCTCGCGCTCGCCATGCCGGGCAAGGAGTCGCCGCGGGCGGTCCGCTCGACGGGGGTCGAGCCCCGCTTCGTACCCGTACCGGAGAAGGCCGATCTGGCTGAAACCGTACGTTTGGAAGCCGAGCGGCTGCTCGGCGAGGTGGACGGGACCGTCGGCGTCGTCGTCGCCATGAACCGGCGCGCGGAGGCCGCCCGCTGGCTCGCGGGGCTCGGCGACCGGGTGGTGGCGCTCGGTTCCCTGGAGGCGAAGGGCCTGGAGTACGACGCGACGGTGGTCGTCTCGCCCGCGGAGATCGCGGACGAGTCCCCGGCCGGCCTGCGGGTGCTGTACGTGGCGCTGACCCGGTCCACGCAGGCCCTGACGGTGCTCTCGGGCGACCGGGACATGCCGGACGAGGCCGGGGTCCCGGACCTGCTGCGGGACTGA
- a CDS encoding S41 family peptidase, with the protein MPAGTDDLCIRPRGVLRGAVLTLVFTGVLATAAATGSLPRQDPARAERPSPARTAGGTTVDGAALARAAAAAMADGKSGKKAAEEFVSRSGDRWGAVYDKREYAEFEQALDGAYTGVGLSAGRVGEGGVRVTRVQPGGPAERAGLRAGDRLVSVDGRPVDGLSVSEAVSLLRGDGVPGSAVVLRVERGRAAWTQTLRRARLATDPVTVRRLDDGAVLIRVAAFTKGAGTRVRDAVRAAPAGAGVLLDLRGNSGGLVTEAAVAASAFLDGGLVATYDVEGEQRAVYAEDGGDTGRPLVALIDGGTMSAAELLTGALQDRGRAVTVGSRTFGKGSVQMPSALPDGSVAELTVGHYRTPAGHAVDGRGITPDLTAGEGAEARARTVLSGLGGGS; encoded by the coding sequence ATGCCGGCCGGCACCGACGATCTCTGTATCCGGCCCCGCGGAGTGCTCCGTGGGGCCGTTCTGACGTTGGTCTTCACCGGCGTCCTCGCCACCGCCGCCGCCACCGGTTCACTGCCCCGGCAGGATCCCGCGCGTGCGGAGCGGCCGTCCCCGGCCCGTACGGCGGGCGGTACGACCGTCGACGGGGCCGCTCTCGCGCGGGCCGCCGCCGCGGCCATGGCCGACGGGAAGTCGGGGAAGAAGGCCGCCGAGGAGTTCGTCAGCCGCAGCGGGGACCGCTGGGGCGCCGTGTACGACAAGAGGGAGTACGCCGAGTTCGAGCAGGCCCTCGACGGCGCCTACACCGGGGTCGGTCTCTCCGCGGGTCGCGTCGGCGAGGGCGGGGTCCGGGTGACGCGGGTGCAGCCCGGGGGGCCCGCCGAGCGGGCCGGGCTGCGGGCCGGTGACCGGCTCGTCTCCGTCGACGGGCGGCCGGTCGACGGGCTCTCCGTCTCCGAGGCGGTCTCCCTGCTGCGCGGTGACGGCGTTCCCGGCTCCGCCGTCGTCCTGCGCGTCGAGCGCGGTCGCGCGGCCTGGACGCAGACCCTGCGCCGGGCCCGGCTCGCGACGGACCCGGTCACCGTCCGCCGCCTCGACGACGGGGCCGTACTGATCCGGGTCGCCGCCTTCACCAAGGGGGCGGGCACGCGCGTGCGTGACGCCGTACGGGCCGCCCCGGCCGGCGCCGGGGTCCTCCTGGACCTGCGGGGGAACTCGGGCGGCCTGGTCACGGAGGCCGCCGTCGCCGCCTCCGCCTTCCTCGACGGCGGCCTCGTCGCCACGTACGACGTGGAGGGCGAGCAGCGGGCCGTGTACGCGGAGGACGGCGGCGACACCGGCAGGCCCCTGGTGGCGCTGATCGACGGGGGCACGATGAGCGCGGCCGAGCTGCTCACCGGGGCCCTGCAGGACCGGGGGCGGGCGGTGACCGTCGGCTCGCGGACCTTCGGCAAGGGGTCGGTCCAGATGCCGAGCGCGCTGCCCGACGGCTCCGTCGCCGAGCTGACCGTCGGCCACTACCGCACCCCCGCCGGGCACGCCGTCGACGGCCGTGGCATCACTCCGGACCTGACGGCGGGGGAGGGGGCCGAGGCGCGGGCGAGAACGGTATTGAGTGGCCTCGGAGGGGGCTCGTAG
- a CDS encoding LysR family transcriptional regulator, whose amino-acid sequence MLTAAVATSSYDIDPRLLRAFTAVAEELHFTRAAARLYLAQQALSRDIRRLERELGTELFVRTTRQVALTVDGERLLPYARRVLAAHEELSDAFRAAPRPLLVDLNSPGLAPEDVLRRARELAPEQELMARYESGLTGAAREILAGRIDASFGRYGGLDARLRARLDFQLVRYEPMAVILPEDHPLAGLPRVPLDRLAGERIYAGAGNDRTPEWTDLAARLFAGRGIEIAPPAPLAVGKEEFRRLMAKYRDPVLAVVDFPAMPDCVIRPLVDPVPLSPVSLVWRKGLRHPGLDALRRAAAELGAREGWLTRPPGAWLPEGEPGLPEGAGGAAGGWNRAAGG is encoded by the coding sequence ATGTTAACTGCGGCGGTGGCGACCTCCTCGTACGACATCGACCCCCGCCTTCTGCGCGCCTTCACCGCCGTCGCCGAAGAACTGCACTTCACCCGCGCCGCCGCCCGCCTCTACCTCGCCCAGCAGGCGCTCAGCCGCGACATCCGGCGCCTGGAGCGGGAGTTGGGCACCGAACTCTTCGTGCGGACCACCCGGCAGGTCGCCCTCACCGTCGACGGCGAGCGCCTCCTCCCGTACGCCCGACGGGTGTTGGCCGCCCACGAGGAGCTGAGCGACGCCTTCCGCGCCGCGCCCCGGCCGCTCCTCGTCGACCTCAACAGCCCCGGCCTCGCCCCCGAGGACGTCCTGCGCCGCGCCCGCGAACTCGCCCCCGAGCAGGAGCTGATGGCCCGCTACGAGAGCGGACTCACCGGCGCCGCACGGGAGATCCTCGCCGGCCGGATCGACGCCTCCTTCGGCCGGTACGGAGGACTCGACGCCCGGCTCCGGGCACGGCTCGACTTCCAGCTCGTCCGGTACGAGCCGATGGCCGTGATCCTCCCCGAGGACCATCCGCTCGCCGGCCTGCCCCGGGTGCCGCTCGACCGGCTCGCCGGAGAACGGATCTACGCCGGGGCCGGGAACGACCGCACGCCCGAGTGGACCGACCTCGCCGCCCGCCTCTTCGCCGGCCGGGGCATCGAGATCGCCCCGCCCGCTCCGCTCGCCGTCGGCAAGGAGGAGTTCCGGCGGCTCATGGCCAAGTACCGCGACCCGGTCCTCGCCGTCGTCGACTTCCCGGCCATGCCGGACTGCGTCATCCGGCCCCTCGTCGACCCCGTCCCCCTCTCGCCCGTGAGCCTGGTGTGGCGCAAGGGGCTCCGTCACCCCGGCCTGGACGCCCTGCGCCGGGCGGCGGCGGAGCTGGGCGCCCGGGAGGGATGGCTCACCCGGCCGCCCGGCGCCTGGCTGCCGGAGGGAGAGCCGGGGCTGCCGGAAGGAGCCGGGGGCGCTGCCGGAGGGTGGAACAGGGCTGCGGGAGGGTAG
- the ftsX gene encoding permease-like cell division protein FtsX, translating into MRAQFVLSEIGVGLRRNLTMTFAVIVSVALSLALFGGALLMREQVSTMKDYWYDKVNVSIFLCNKADAATAAKCAKGAVTGQQKEQIEADLRKMDIVEDVQHESADQAFKHYKEQYGDTAIASVVTPDQMQESFRVKLKDPEKYKVVATAFAGRDGVESVQDQRNILQNLFDLMNGMNIAALGVMGLMLIIALMLIVNTVRVSAFSRRRETGIMRLVGASSFYIQMPFIMEAAFAGLLGGGVACVLLLVGRYFLIDHGIALAEKMQLVNFIGWDAVLAKLPLVIAIGLLMPAVAAFIALRKYLKV; encoded by the coding sequence ATGCGCGCTCAGTTCGTGCTCTCCGAGATCGGTGTCGGTCTCCGGCGCAATCTCACGATGACCTTCGCCGTCATCGTCTCCGTGGCCCTCTCGCTCGCCCTCTTCGGCGGTGCCCTGCTCATGCGCGAGCAGGTCAGCACGATGAAGGACTACTGGTACGACAAGGTCAACGTCTCCATCTTCCTCTGCAACAAGGCGGACGCGGCCACGGCGGCCAAGTGCGCCAAGGGCGCGGTCACCGGCCAGCAGAAGGAGCAGATCGAGGCCGATCTGAGGAAGATGGACATCGTCGAGGACGTCCAGCACGAGTCGGCCGACCAGGCGTTCAAGCACTACAAGGAGCAGTACGGCGACACCGCCATCGCCTCCGTGGTGACGCCGGACCAGATGCAGGAGTCGTTCCGGGTCAAGCTCAAGGACCCGGAGAAGTACAAGGTCGTCGCCACGGCCTTCGCCGGCCGCGACGGCGTCGAGTCGGTCCAGGACCAGCGGAACATCCTGCAGAACCTCTTCGACCTGATGAACGGCATGAACATCGCCGCCCTCGGCGTCATGGGCCTGATGCTGATCATCGCGCTGATGCTGATCGTCAACACCGTTCGCGTCTCGGCCTTCAGCCGCCGCCGCGAGACCGGCATCATGCGGCTCGTCGGCGCGTCCAGCTTCTACATCCAGATGCCGTTCATCATGGAGGCCGCCTTCGCCGGGCTCCTCGGCGGCGGCGTCGCCTGTGTGCTGCTGCTCGTCGGCCGGTACTTCCTGATCGACCACGGCATCGCGCTCGCCGAGAAGATGCAGCTGGTCAACTTCATCGGCTGGGACGCCGTCCTCGCCAAGCTGCCGCTGGTGATCGCCATCGGGCTCCTCATGCCCGCCGTGGCCGCCTTCATCGCGCTGCGCAAGTACCTGAAGGTTTGA
- a CDS encoding MFS transporter: MPQPDLTLTPAGPALAPRYREAPRPLPANPYLRLFSHPGTRAFTAGNLIARLPMGMFGVSAVIMIAAAYGSYALAGAVTATNLAVGSVTGPLIARLVDRYGQARIAVPATAYAVLGHLVLLLCVHERAPVWALFLTTAVTATTPNTGGMSRARWAHLFRGDPDALHTANAFEQAADELCYMLGPVLAAVLCSALFPEAGTLTAGLLFLSGVLIFAAQRSTEPPVAPRTTAGSPLRAPGMASLLAVLLATGAVFGSMEVVTLAYVDGPVAGPVLALQAAGSCAAGLLYGHARRTARLRTCLAAMTVLMAMPLLAASTGSLLALAGGLLLAGMATAPTMVTGMGLIQRLVPAAQLNEGMALAVTALLAGVAAGSAGGGWAADHAPFASFGFLIPVTAAAVALTLCTATGAGRGSRVHA, translated from the coding sequence ATGCCGCAACCGGACCTCACCCTCACCCCGGCGGGCCCGGCCCTCGCCCCCCGCTACCGCGAAGCCCCCCGCCCGCTGCCCGCCAACCCCTACCTCCGTCTCTTCTCCCACCCCGGCACCCGCGCCTTCACCGCCGGCAACCTGATAGCCCGGCTGCCCATGGGCATGTTCGGCGTCAGCGCCGTGATCATGATCGCCGCGGCGTACGGCTCCTACGCCCTGGCCGGCGCGGTCACCGCCACCAACCTCGCGGTCGGCTCCGTCACGGGCCCGCTGATCGCACGGCTCGTCGACCGGTACGGCCAGGCCAGGATCGCGGTCCCGGCCACCGCCTACGCGGTCCTGGGCCACCTGGTGCTGCTGCTCTGCGTCCACGAGCGGGCCCCCGTCTGGGCGCTCTTCCTCACGACCGCCGTCACCGCCACCACCCCGAACACGGGCGGCATGTCCCGGGCCCGCTGGGCGCACCTCTTCCGCGGCGACCCGGACGCGCTGCACACCGCCAACGCCTTCGAGCAGGCCGCCGACGAGCTCTGCTACATGCTCGGCCCGGTGCTCGCCGCCGTCCTGTGCTCGGCGCTCTTCCCCGAGGCGGGCACGCTCACCGCGGGCCTCCTCTTCCTCTCCGGCGTGCTGATCTTCGCCGCCCAGCGCTCCACCGAGCCGCCGGTCGCCCCGCGCACGACGGCGGGCTCCCCGCTGCGCGCCCCCGGCATGGCGTCGCTGCTCGCGGTCCTCCTCGCCACGGGCGCCGTCTTCGGCTCCATGGAGGTCGTCACCCTGGCGTACGTGGACGGGCCCGTCGCGGGACCGGTCCTCGCCCTCCAGGCGGCCGGCTCCTGCGCGGCGGGCCTCCTCTACGGCCACGCCCGGCGCACCGCCCGCCTGCGCACCTGCCTGGCCGCGATGACCGTCCTGATGGCGATGCCGCTGCTCGCCGCCTCGACAGGCTCCCTGCTCGCCCTGGCCGGCGGCCTCCTCCTGGCGGGCATGGCGACGGCCCCGACGATGGTGACGGGCATGGGCCTGATCCAGCGCCTCGTCCCGGCGGCGCAGCTCAACGAGGGCATGGCCCTCGCCGTGACCGCCCTCCTGGCGGGCGTCGCGGCGGGCTCGGCCGGCGGCGGCTGGGCCGCCGACCACGCGCCCTTCGCGTCCTTCGGGTTCCTGATCCCGGTGACGGCGGCGGCGGTGGCCCTGACCCTGTGCACGGCGACCGGGGCGGGCCGGGGCTCCCGCGTCCACGCATGA
- a CDS encoding NarK/NasA family nitrate transporter — protein MGGRWIERWEPEDETFWREKGERIARRNLLFSVLSEHIGFSIWSLWSVMVLFMGPQYGVDPAGKFFLIGTATFVGALIRIPYTFVVARFGGRNWTIFSALLLLLPTGLAFAVMHPGTSYSTFVLVAALTGVGGGNFASSMTNINAFFPLRKKGWALGLNAGGGNIGVPVVQLVGLLVIGTAGAMHPRIVLGVYLPLIVVAAVCSALFMDNLAPVKNDTGAFKEAVTARHTWIMAFLYVGTFGSFIGYSFAFGLVLQTQFGRTPLQAASLTFIGPLLGSLIRPVGGFLADRHGGARITLGTFAAMAAATGVVIYASVVESLAVFLVGFIGLFVLSGLGNGSTFKMIPAIFLAQGHREGLSGEAAESYGRRLSGASMGLIGAVGGVGGLGINLAFRQSFQTAGTGTAAFVAFLAFYAACMVVTWAVYLRAPGAVPDTAEAVTEPEPRSGYARV, from the coding sequence ATGGGTGGCCGCTGGATCGAACGCTGGGAACCGGAGGACGAGACCTTCTGGCGTGAGAAGGGAGAACGGATCGCCCGACGGAACCTGCTCTTCTCCGTCCTCTCCGAGCACATCGGCTTCTCGATCTGGAGCCTCTGGTCGGTCATGGTGCTCTTCATGGGCCCCCAGTACGGGGTCGACCCGGCCGGCAAGTTCTTCCTCATCGGCACCGCCACCTTCGTCGGCGCGCTGATCCGCATCCCGTACACCTTCGTCGTCGCCCGCTTCGGCGGCCGCAACTGGACGATCTTCAGCGCCCTGCTGCTCCTGCTGCCCACCGGCCTCGCCTTCGCGGTGATGCACCCCGGCACCTCGTACAGCACCTTCGTCCTCGTCGCCGCGCTCACCGGCGTCGGCGGCGGCAACTTCGCCTCCTCGATGACCAACATCAACGCCTTCTTCCCGCTGCGGAAGAAAGGCTGGGCCCTCGGCCTCAACGCGGGCGGCGGCAACATCGGCGTCCCCGTCGTCCAGCTCGTCGGCCTCCTCGTCATCGGCACCGCCGGAGCGATGCACCCGAGGATCGTGCTCGGCGTCTACCTGCCCCTGATCGTCGTCGCCGCCGTCTGCTCCGCGCTCTTCATGGACAACCTCGCCCCCGTGAAGAACGACACCGGAGCGTTCAAGGAAGCCGTCACGGCCCGCCACACCTGGATCATGGCCTTCCTCTACGTCGGTACCTTCGGCTCCTTCATCGGCTACAGCTTCGCCTTCGGCCTCGTCCTGCAGACCCAGTTCGGCCGCACCCCGCTCCAGGCCGCCTCGCTCACCTTCATCGGCCCGCTGCTCGGCTCCCTCATCCGGCCCGTCGGCGGCTTCCTCGCCGACCGGCACGGGGGCGCCCGCATCACCCTCGGGACCTTCGCCGCCATGGCCGCCGCGACCGGAGTGGTGATCTACGCCTCCGTCGTCGAGTCCCTCGCCGTCTTCCTCGTCGGCTTCATCGGCCTCTTCGTCCTCAGCGGCCTCGGCAACGGCTCCACGTTCAAGATGATCCCGGCGATCTTCCTCGCCCAGGGCCACCGCGAGGGTCTCTCGGGCGAGGCCGCCGAGTCCTACGGGCGACGGCTCTCCGGAGCCTCCATGGGCCTCATCGGAGCGGTCGGCGGGGTCGGCGGACTCGGCATCAACCTCGCCTTCCGCCAGTCCTTCCAGACCGCCGGCACCGGCACCGCCGCCTTCGTCGCCTTCCTCGCCTTCTACGCGGCCTGCATGGTCGTCACCTGGGCGGTATACCTTCGGGCCCCCGGCGCCGTCCCCGACACCGCCGAGGCGGTCACGGAACCCGAGCCCCGGTCCGGCTACGCGCGGGTGTGA
- a CDS encoding uroporphyrinogen-III synthase gives MDEQEHGPLAGFTIGVTAARRADELIALLRRRGAAVVHGPALRIVPLADDTELLAATKELIDHAPDVVVATTAIGFRGWIEAAEGWGHGDELLAVLRNVELLARGPKVKGAVRAAGLTESWSPSSESMAEVLDRLLDEGVEGRRIALQLHGEPLPGFVEALTAGGAEVVGVPVYRWMPPEDLGPLDRLLDATLARGLDAVTFTSAPAAASLFSRAAERGVRDELVAALRHDVLAVCVGPVTALPLQAEGIDTYQPERFRLGPLVQLLCKELPARSRVLPVAGHRMEVRGHAVLVDGGLRPVPPAGMALLGLLARRPGWVVSRADLLRALPGAGRDEHAVETAMARLRSALGAPKLIQTVVKRGYRLALDPSTEEKYDS, from the coding sequence ATGGACGAGCAAGAACACGGCCCCCTCGCCGGCTTCACGATCGGCGTCACCGCGGCACGACGCGCCGACGAGCTCATCGCGCTGCTGCGCCGGCGCGGCGCGGCCGTCGTCCACGGCCCCGCACTGCGGATCGTGCCCCTCGCCGACGACACCGAACTCCTCGCCGCCACCAAGGAACTCATCGACCACGCCCCGGACGTCGTCGTCGCCACCACGGCGATCGGCTTCCGGGGCTGGATCGAGGCCGCCGAGGGCTGGGGACACGGGGACGAGCTCCTCGCCGTCCTGCGGAACGTCGAGCTCCTCGCCCGCGGACCCAAGGTCAAGGGGGCCGTACGGGCTGCCGGACTCACCGAGTCCTGGTCGCCCTCCTCCGAGTCCATGGCCGAGGTCCTCGACCGGCTCCTCGACGAAGGCGTCGAGGGCCGGCGCATCGCCCTCCAGCTCCACGGAGAGCCGCTCCCCGGCTTCGTCGAGGCGCTCACGGCCGGCGGCGCCGAGGTCGTCGGCGTCCCCGTCTACCGCTGGATGCCCCCCGAGGACCTCGGTCCGCTCGACCGGCTCCTCGACGCGACCCTCGCCCGCGGGCTCGACGCCGTGACCTTCACCAGCGCGCCGGCCGCCGCTTCGTTGTTCTCCCGGGCGGCGGAGCGGGGCGTACGGGACGAACTCGTCGCCGCGCTCCGACACGACGTGCTCGCCGTGTGCGTGGGGCCCGTCACGGCGCTGCCGCTCCAGGCCGAGGGCATCGACACCTACCAGCCCGAGCGCTTCCGGCTCGGGCCGCTCGTCCAGCTCCTCTGCAAGGAGCTGCCCGCCCGCTCCCGGGTCCTGCCCGTCGCCGGGCACCGGATGGAGGTCCGCGGGCACGCCGTCCTGGTCGACGGGGGCCTGCGCCCCGTCCCGCCCGCCGGCATGGCCCTCCTCGGACTCCTCGCCCGCCGCCCCGGCTGGGTCGTCTCCCGCGCCGACCTCCTCCGGGCGCTGCCGGGGGCGGGGCGCGACGAGCACGCCGTGGAGACGGCGATGGCGCGCCTCCGCTCCGCCCTCGGCGCGCCGAAGCTGATCCAGACGGTGGTGAAGCGGGGGTATCGGCTGGCGCTGGACCCGTCGACGGAGGAGAAGTACGACAGCTAG